In a single window of the Acetivibrio clariflavus DSM 19732 genome:
- a CDS encoding ABC transporter permease — MNLRHIWIVFSKEVKDIARDKKTIITSIIVPMVIIPLLSILAGGSVQNMQRDIEQNITIALTKESNTPEIRELITEDIIADFPNIKLVDVEDPIGAINNSEVRAVLDIDRDYKEKLEQGKTFVIEIIYDESHTKSLGSVSIISNAINEFKKRVVANRLEKMGLDDEIIKPVKIEETNIANDARAGLSMLSMILPVLLIILISAGGIAPATDLVAGEKERNTFEPLLTTKAGRSSILIGKYLTVALFSFVSAIASILGMVLGYFIDPKAMTLGTGAQFSGFSISGTAILLILIISVLMGMTFAGIQIALSTYAKSFREAQTYLSFLIIIAMIPGYATILMQPNEIPLYMYVVPILNTISAFKTVLGVNVNYTCLAIALTSSVAYVIISLRIAISLFNKERVLFRS, encoded by the coding sequence ATGAATCTTAGACATATTTGGATTGTATTTTCAAAAGAGGTAAAGGATATAGCCAGAGACAAGAAAACAATAATTACCAGCATTATAGTGCCGATGGTTATAATTCCGCTGCTGAGCATATTGGCAGGCGGAAGTGTACAAAATATGCAAAGGGATATAGAGCAGAATATTACAATTGCTTTAACAAAGGAGTCTAATACGCCCGAGATAAGAGAATTGATAACAGAAGACATAATAGCGGATTTTCCGAACATAAAACTTGTAGACGTAGAAGATCCGATTGGGGCAATTAACAATTCGGAAGTGCGTGCCGTTCTTGATATTGATAGGGATTACAAAGAGAAGTTGGAACAGGGAAAAACTTTTGTTATTGAAATTATATACGATGAATCCCATACAAAATCGTTAGGAAGCGTAAGCATAATATCTAATGCAATAAATGAGTTTAAAAAAAGGGTTGTTGCTAATAGGCTTGAAAAAATGGGATTAGATGATGAAATTATAAAGCCTGTGAAAATTGAGGAGACAAATATTGCCAATGATGCAAGAGCTGGTCTAAGCATGCTATCTATGATTCTGCCGGTTTTGCTTATAATCCTCATTTCTGCAGGAGGTATTGCACCTGCTACCGATTTGGTGGCTGGTGAAAAGGAGAGAAATACTTTTGAACCTTTGCTTACAACTAAAGCTGGGAGATCTTCCATATTGATAGGTAAATACTTAACTGTTGCCCTTTTTTCGTTTGTTTCCGCCATTGCTTCGATTTTGGGAATGGTTTTGGGATATTTTATTGATCCGAAAGCCATGACTTTAGGAACTGGTGCACAGTTTTCAGGATTTAGCATTTCCGGTACTGCCATTTTATTGATTTTAATAATTTCGGTTTTAATGGGAATGACCTTTGCCGGAATTCAAATTGCATTAAGCACCTATGCTAAATCTTTTAGGGAAGCTCAAACTTATTTATCCTTCCTTATAATAATTGCAATGATTCCTGGATATGCAACTATCCTTATGCAGCCCAATGAAATACCTTTATATATGTATGTGGTTCCGATACTCAATACAATATCGGCATTTAAGACAGTGCTTGGAGTGAATGTTAACTATACCTGTCTTGCAATAGCACTTACTTCATCAGTGGCATATGTTATTATTTCATTAAGAATTGCAATTTCACTGTTTAATAAGGAGAGGGTGCTGTTTAGAAGTTAA
- a CDS encoding sensor histidine kinase has product MFFSPKKLLLHSRKNKILNAWKLIAAFAAIVIICVSIIVWASSYMMANSILEHSRESAKELIKQTSKNIQTVLEQLDDFAMTVSRDNKLATYVLEYDNIEDEEEKKQKLELIDEILNKYCKTREEIDHISIITKNNTHILNGLKQNLLSDLNIFNFDVQAFREGNKKSLWLSTHVSDQNSKLSASEKGKVFSIVKGIYSISTLKSQETIIINIKESYLHDLIADIKFLDESNVFIISGDGKYVMNTQDNNLNGQPVKYSFTNEILDKKNGEDIREIDGKKYLITYNTIEDINGTELKWTVVDITPVSSIIKGIKTEMRNIFFIGILCIVFGLIISTLITRVYDSNLDKRYAEKHSIIMERERLATLGQMVGGIAHNLKTPIMSIAGGLEAISELIDEYDNSIGDEEVTREDHHEIAADILNWVEKIKPYCVYMSDVISAVKGQTANLGDSTTLNFTVGELVKRVKILMSHELKKNKCRLNTIVNVDENTTIKGEINNLVQIMNNLISNSIEAYNGESGEIDLILQKNNNNLEIVVRDYGCGIPEKVKEKLLKSMITTKGKNGTGLGLYISYSTIKGKFGGTIHIDSEEGRGTTITVVIPII; this is encoded by the coding sequence ATGTTTTTTAGCCCTAAAAAACTATTGCTTCATTCCAGAAAAAACAAAATCCTTAACGCATGGAAGCTTATTGCAGCCTTTGCTGCTATTGTTATAATATGTGTGTCAATAATTGTTTGGGCGTCTTCTTATATGATGGCAAATTCCATACTGGAGCATTCACGAGAAAGCGCAAAAGAACTTATAAAACAGACTTCTAAAAATATTCAGACAGTCCTGGAACAACTGGATGATTTTGCAATGACTGTCTCCCGCGACAATAAACTAGCTACTTATGTACTGGAATATGACAATATTGAAGATGAGGAAGAAAAGAAACAAAAGCTTGAGCTAATTGACGAAATATTGAACAAATATTGCAAGACAAGAGAAGAGATTGATCACATATCCATTATTACAAAAAACAATACCCATATCTTAAACGGACTAAAGCAAAATTTATTAAGCGATCTTAACATTTTCAATTTTGATGTTCAAGCCTTCAGAGAGGGAAATAAAAAATCTTTATGGCTTAGTACCCATGTATCTGACCAAAATTCCAAATTATCAGCATCTGAAAAAGGTAAGGTTTTTTCAATTGTAAAAGGGATTTACTCTATTAGTACTCTAAAAAGTCAGGAAACCATAATAATTAACATTAAGGAATCCTATCTGCATGATTTGATTGCAGATATAAAATTTTTAGATGAGAGTAATGTTTTTATTATTAGCGGTGATGGCAAATATGTAATGAATACTCAGGACAATAATTTAAACGGACAACCGGTAAAATACAGTTTTACCAATGAAATATTGGATAAAAAGAATGGCGAGGATATTAGAGAAATTGACGGGAAGAAATATCTCATTACATACAACACCATAGAGGACATTAATGGGACTGAATTGAAATGGACAGTTGTGGATATTACGCCTGTATCTTCAATAATAAAAGGTATAAAAACGGAGATGCGAAATATTTTTTTTATAGGTATCTTATGTATAGTTTTCGGATTGATAATATCGACCTTGATAACCAGGGTATATGATTCAAATTTAGATAAAAGATATGCAGAAAAGCATTCTATCATCATGGAGAGGGAGCGACTTGCCACTTTGGGACAAATGGTTGGAGGAATTGCCCATAATTTAAAGACGCCGATTATGTCTATAGCCGGTGGGCTTGAGGCCATTAGTGAACTCATTGACGAGTATGATAACTCGATAGGAGATGAAGAAGTTACCCGTGAGGATCACCATGAGATTGCAGCCGATATTTTGAATTGGGTGGAAAAAATAAAACCTTATTGTGTGTACATGTCGGATGTAATTTCAGCAGTTAAAGGACAAACGGCCAATTTAGGAGATTCAACGACATTGAATTTTACTGTTGGAGAGCTTGTAAAGAGAGTAAAAATATTAATGAGTCATGAATTGAAAAAGAACAAATGTCGGTTGAACACAATTGTCAACGTTGATGAAAATACAACCATCAAAGGTGAAATCAACAATCTTGTTCAAATAATGAACAATCTTATATCAAACTCAATTGAAGCCTATAATGGTGAGAGTGGTGAAATTGATTTAATATTGCAAAAGAACAACAATAACCTTGAAATAGTTGTAAGGGACTATGGATGCGGTATACCCGAGAAAGTCAAGGAAAAACTTTTGAAGTCTATGATAACGACAAAAGGAAAAAATGGTACAGGATTAGGACTGTACATATCCTATTCAACAATAAAAGGAAAATTTGGAGGTACAATTCATATTGATAGTGAAGAAGGAAGAGGTACAACAATAACTGTAGTCATTCCGATAATTTAG